The Polyodon spathula isolate WHYD16114869_AA unplaced genomic scaffold, ASM1765450v1 scaffolds_87, whole genome shotgun sequence region ACATATTTGTCTCACAAACAGAATGATGCCATCtttcttgtttttgcaatgaGGCGCACGAAACAGGGTTTTACTGACTGATCTGCTCATCCGAATGATCAGTTCCCTGCTGGTGATACTCAAGTCGCTCtcaagaaaccgtttgaacaactgCTTGGATCCTTGTGTACCTTCAGGGGTAAAGAAATGAGAAGTCATACCAGACAACCATGAGACAGATTGTGATGCTTCTCAGTCCTGGAGTCCGGATCAGGTCCAGAGCTGTGTAGATGTTTTTACTGGACTGGATCTCCTTGTGCATGTGGATCTTCAAGGTCTGTGCAGAAAACAACAACACGAACACTTCATGATGCCGCTTCACTACAGAGCTTTGTCAACCAGCCTAACCCTTTCCAGTCAAGTCAGTGGGATGCCAAGCCCTTATAGTGGGTAACGCAAAATCAACCAGGGGGTTATGTGGAGTCCATCGGGTGAATATAGCTGGAtctgaacccaggcctccagaggtgaaagaccAGTACATGAACCCGCCATGCCGCCTCACCTCTGGGGTGATCTTCTTTCCCTCCTCATGTCTGCCGTTGATGGTGGCCACCCTCTTTATTTGTTTCAGAGCCTCATCGGATTTGTTGTTGAGGACGAGCCAGCGAGCCGACTCTGGGAACCACCTGGGAAGCCGAAGAGGAAGAGAGACAGTCACCCTGTCACCCTGTTACACAATCACAGAGCCACTCAATCCTCCAGTCACACAGCCACTCAATCCTCCAGTCACACAGCCACTCAATCCTCCAGTCACACAGCCACTCAATCCTCCAGTCACACAGCTACTCAATCCTCCAGTCACACAGCCACTCAATCCTCCAGTCACACAGCCACTCAATCCTCCAGTCACACAGCCACTCAATCCTCCAGTCACACAGCCACTCAATCCTCCAGTCACACAGCCACTCAATCCTCCAGTCACACAGCCACTCAATCCTCCAGTCACACAGCCACTCAATCCTCCAGTCACACAGCCACTCAATCCTCCAGTCACACAGCCACTCAATCCTCCAGTCACACAGCCACTCAATCCTCCAGTCACACAGCTACTCAATCCTCCAGTCACACAGCCACTCAATCCTCCAGTCACACAGCCACTCAATCCTCCAGTCACACAGCCACTCAATCCTCCAGTCACACAGCCACTCAATCCTCCAGTCACACAGCCACTCAATCCTCCAGTCACACAGCCACTCAATCCTCCAGTCACACAGCCACTCAATCCTCCAGTCACACAGCCACTCAATCCTCCAGTCACACAGCCACTCAATCCTCCAGTCACACAGCCACTCAATCCTCCAGTCACACAGCCACTCAATCCTCCAGTCACACAGCCACTCAATCCTCCAGTCACACAGCCACTCAATCCTCCAGTCACACAGCCACTCAATCCTCCAGTCACACAGCCACTCAATCCTCCAGTCACACAGCCACTCAATCCTCCAGTCACACAGCCACTCAATCCTCCAGTCACACACTCTCACACGGTCCGTCTTGCACTACAGTTCCGCTCAGTTAAGTCCACCAGTGAGGGGGCACGTACCAGCTGTAGAGGAAGCAGATGAAGAATGGCGCAGAGACAGTGATCTGCAGCTTGCGCCAGTCCCGGATGCAGTAGGCAATGCCAGCCAGCACCATCTGCCCGATCGTGAAGCAAAACGAGGACAGTGTGCCCGTGATGGTGCGTGACTTCGTAGGGATCCACTCCATCTCTGCAGACAAGAGCAGCCACAACAACAAGCACTCTTATCATCTGTTTCCTGCCCAGTTATCTGCCATCATTCTGAGCGGTTCTGGGTTTTGCTGCTCCAGGCTCTAACTTCCTTTGGGATTTTCTTCTATTTCAATTAggattctctagacaagctcaaagcagctcaaagccaggtaaaggcagactTAGATAAAATGGTAAGAACTCAGATTGCAAAGACAATGAACTGCAGTAACAGTCACCACACAGGGTAATGATGTCTGATGACTGTCGTTTTGTATTGACTGACCGGTCAAAGAGTTTGTCAGCTGCTCTGCCCCCAGTTACACTCAGCAGCATGGTCTGGCTTGGTGGACAATTAAAGTGGCTGCAGCTAAAAAACAGTACGTCACGAATCCTACCTCTAATGCACTTCCTTTCACTACATGGGTCTTACATGTGCagtattgaaagaaacacataaaacCACACAGTACAGATTTTACAGAGAGCCCACTTCGGAAACACAGAGCGGGTTCAGTGAGGGGTGACAGGGAGCCGTGGAAATTCATACTCTCTGGTCTATGTGGTTCCTCTCTGAGGGTCTGTGTGGTCAGTCTCTGGTCTATGTGGTTCCTCTTTGAGGGTCTGTGTGCTGTACTCACTGAGGGACACTGCATTGAGGATGACTCCAGATACAGCCATGCCAGTGAGGAAGCTGAACGCGCAGAAGGCGATGTAGGAGGGAGAGAAGGCCGTGCAGGTGCCCAGAGCGGCCAGCTGGAAGTAGGACCAGATCAGCACAGTGCGGCGGCCGAACCTGACAAGCAAACAGCACAGGACAGCATGACAGAGCAATAAATATTATCCAACTGCACACTTCATTCCACCTCAGCGATTTCTACAGGATTattttactggctgcaaagcatgtcactCATTAGAGGAAGCACCTGGTTAGTTATTAACAGGAAAAGGGCGGGGACAATTTCATGAACGTTTTTGTTTGccatgaaactacaaaatgacatcgcaagagtctaccggaagccataatagcagtagggtacttcatgttagatttcgcaatgtcacatgtttttatttgtcagtttttcgttatgtatatgggaaaactacaaagcagtttataattcaatatgttaaaattaaattatccagcaggtttcattcgactttatgaagcagaaggagttcattctatatggtGATGCGACACTTTTTGCCAGAGCTGTccacacatttgagacctatgtggcagagcaaagctctggcctttaaattggcagggatggggttaacttcccctacctgcctgggtttattatgttcaggtggctggggttgattagttgattaggttgattaacgatcaatcagcgcccagccacctgatataaaaggaggcctctgcttctcatttggagagagggagctgaggaagcaggttggggggtttttttttttggttgtttggaaagtttgaatccagtgaaggcattgcccagcctggaaattgttatttttgtaagttttgctttttgtctttctttgtgtttaaattgctttgtttttgcccttgtgcacgtttattttgtgtttatttataataaaagtatatttgtttgaactgaagtctgtctctgggcctctatccactcgccagcctgccacaacctAATTAGTGAATGGATGTCCATGGCATGGAAGTCAAAGTCCTGGGACAGTGCGCTGGTACTTACTTGTCTGACAGCCCCCCGAATACGACGGCTCCAGTCAGCACACCCCCCATGTACACAGTCTGACTCATTGGCTTCAACGATCGCTGGCTGCACACCAGATCCCACTGCAACACAAACCAGATACGCTCAGAGAAGTTCAATACATGGGTAATATTGTGGCTCATACAAAAAACATGGCTTGGTGGTGCTTCACGAAAGGAACTTGCCACCaagaggttccaggttcaatcccaacCATTGACTCGCTGtgcgagaccctgagcaagtcagcgaacctccttgtgctccgtccttcagatgagacgtaaaacaagaggtcctattggaagagactctgcagcagcatcagcagttgttgatgatgcagagttcacccccctactctctgtaagtcgctttggataaaagcatctgctaaatgactaattattattattattattattattattaataagaactgtgtgcaattatacaATCTACAATCCCCCTGTTGTTGTTAATGATCACTGTGTCACAGTTTACAGATGTCTCCATATATCTGGAGGCTGTCTCATCAAGACTCATTGCTTCCTACAGCTCCACTCATCTGAATAAGGGAGTCTAATTGAACAGGACAGAATCtgattgtgtttttaatgctCCCAGTGTTTTAGCTACATCACCTGGTCGGCTACTCCCTGCgtttataactctctgtgtcaCAAAGTGCTTCCTCCCTTCTGTTCTACACTCTACCCAGCTTCCATTCACGCCCGCTTGTTCTTCGCTCTGTGCTGAATTTGAAGCCGTGTCTTGGGTTAACATTATCCAAACCACTCAggattttatagacttcaatcGCAAACAAGTAGGACTTATGAAATACATGCTTGAAATACCAGGataagaagaacaaaaaaaaaagtgcaaaagtCTTAATACTTTAAGTCACAAAGTTATTTGCTTGAGCCGGATTTTCAGGGAGAAGGTGATTAAAAAGCCGCTCCCTACCTCGGACACAATGGTGGAGGTGAACTCCTGCCTGTCGTACGTCCAGCCGTCCAGGCAGGGCTCCGTCTCCAGCTCTGTGGAGTTATCCAGGCTGCCATTGTGGCTGACTAGCTGCCACTGTGCTTCGCTGTACCGCTGACACTTGGCTGGCTTCAGATCCTTTTCCAGGGGGATGAAAGCGTACAGGTAGTCCTGCTCTCCCAGTCCTGACTGGGAGAAGTTCTGTTTGTCTGCAGGCCAGGTCCGGTTCGCCAGCCGGCAGTGATGTTTTGGCACAGCTGCAgagaagttttggaggagattgTGGCTGGCCATCAGGAGGCTAGGGATGGACAGCAACGCCACCTGGATGAGCTGAAAACGACCCAAGCCACCGATGTTGTCAAGGAGGTCCGCGAACCCCATGGCAGAACAaggcagagcagaggagagaaCTGTGCTGGGACACACGGCTGAGGCTTCTAACCCTCTGGAGTCTATACAAAGTTCACAACAAGAGATCATAGCGTTTTAACAAAAAGTTCCCTCAGTTTGTACGCGTGACAATAATATTTCCTAAGGATCGCCAGGCCCCCTAAaggttcattttaatattttactaagCTTATGAACCTGAGAATTGAGGAATGCGATTCTGCAGGTCATTACCCTTTGTTTTTCACCTGGAAGTCTTCTAATGATTAATATTAGTTGTTAATGTATAAATAAGGTTACAGTGAGTAATTTAATCTGATCTTGCAATTGGTTCAGCCTTTTTATTGCTAAATCAAAACTGGCCAAAGTACAgacttttgaaaaacatttgttttatttgtgtccaGATTTTGGCTACAGTTTCTTAGTCTTTAAATAAGTGATAACCAATCCGCTAGCAGCGTTGCCCTTCCAGAAGTGCACCACGGTAAATATGCGTGATAATTTCGCAGTACTTGTCATGCTTTTCCAATGAATGTGCTATACaattaccctggtttgccatgttttagataagcttttacaatgcttgcctatgctttcggtgctttgttacactttgcaatACTTTCATTATGGGAAAGTTTAATAAGGGCCCCCTTGAAGGTAGTGCCATTTCCATACCCGCATTTCAGATTTTTCCAATAAGATCAAGATTGGGGTGCCCTGCTGTTACCTTCTACCTAGTATACTATAGCTTTCTCCTGTACCGATCTGTAGAACCTGCCCACCCCTTATCTATACTGCTCCGTTCACACCAGAGGGACTCGATTCGATTTCTCAGCGGGACACAGGAGTTATAGGACAGACCTGCGGTCTTATCGCGTTCTTACAGCAGTCAGTTTTGATGGAGGCCTCCAGTATAGATTGAGCAGGTTTGATTCACTGCGACAAACTGCCTTGCTGGCATTTCTGTTCAAACCATTTTGATGTTGAAGAGTTTATGCATGCTGATTGTCGTTTCACTTTCATTGTGCGTCTTTCCCCAAGCTTGTATCACACACTCCTTGCCTCCTTGGAAGGATCCTGTGCATGCGCTTGCACTGGTTTGCCGTGCGTTGTAATAATTAGGGGCGAGCTGTGGGGGACACTCGCAAAGTGCTTTGGGGCTTACCTCCCCAGGACCATCTATTGAGAAGCAGCATTTCACTCAGAAGAACAGGCGCTGCAGGGCAGTCTCTTGCGCGTGCCCGTGTTTACTGTGAGGATTTCAAATGAAAACCCTTGTTTGCTGTAAAATGCGTTTCTGAATGAAAGCGCACAACAGCTGAGGTTAAAGGGTACATTTCccattatcctcctgctcacacaTGTAACCGAGATgcatttaccagtgagcaggaggatgatgggaaatgtagttctgagaggtcctgTGGATACAtgtgaggcagggaatgcaatttaaaaacaaacacttcattTGTGTTCGACACTTCTACCTAATTGTATAGCTTTTTAGTAATAACATATACTTTATAGACACAGGACtgagggaaggagactcttcttcacacagagagtggtgaggggatggaatgggttacctagtcatgttgctgaaggagactcttcttcacacagagagtggtgaggggatggaatgggttacctagtcatgttgttgaaggagactcttcttcacacagagagtggtgaggggatggaatgggttacctagtcatgttgttgaaggagactcttcttcacacagagagtggtgaggggatggaatgggttacctagtcatgttgctgaaggagactcttcttcacacagagagtggtgaggggatggaatgggttacctagtcatgttgctgaaggagactcttcttcacacagagagtggtgaggggatggaatgggttacctagtcatgttgctgaaggagactcttcttcacacagagagtggtgaggggatggaatgggttacctagtcatgttgctgaaggagactcttcttcacacagagagtggtgagggggatggaatgggttacctagtcatgttgctgaaggagactcttcttcacacagagagtggtgaggggatggaatgggttacctagtcatgttgttgaaggagactcttcttcacacagagagtggtgaggggatggaatgggttacctagtcatgttgttgaaggagactcttcttcacacagagagtggtgaggggatggaatgggttacctagtcatgttgctgaaggagactcttcttcacacagagagtggtgaggggatggaatgggttacctagtcatgttgctgaaggagactcttcttcacacagagagtggtgaggggatggaatgggttacctagtcatgttgctgaaggagactcttcttcacacagagagtggtgaggggatggaatgggttacctagtcatgttgctgaaggagactcttcttcacacagagagtggtgagggggatggaatgggttacctagtcatgttgctgaaggagactcttcttcacacagagagtggtgaggggatggaatgggttacctagtcatgttgctgaaggagactcttcttcacacagagagtggtgaggggatggaatgggttacctagtcatgttgttgatgctgaatcactgggatcctttaagacccgccTTGTCAATCAGCTGCTCGGAACCGGGCGAGCTCTGATGGACCGAATGACATTCTCTCATTCGtacattttcttctgttcttgTGATCGTTTACAGTTTTGAGGTGGTACTTTCtgcctttaattaaaaaagaaacccaCCTTCCAAATAAAAGAGAAAGCTtttattgaatacaaaaaaaggtacattttccAAATAAATACTTTCATAATA contains the following coding sequences:
- the oatx gene encoding solute carrier family 22 member 6-A isoform X2; translated protein: MISCCELCIDSRGLEASAVCPSTVLSSALPCSAMGFADLLDNIGGLGRFQLIQVALLSIPSLLMASHNLLQNFSAAVPKHHCRLANRTWPADKQNFSQSGLGEQDYLYAFIPLEKDLKPAKCQRYSEAQWQLVSHNGSLDNSTELETEPCLDGWTYDRQEFTSTIVSEWDLVCSQRSLKPMSQTVYMGGVLTGAVVFGGLSDKFGRRTVLIWSYFQLAALGTCTAFSPSYIAFCAFSFLTGMAVSGVILNAVSLKMEWIPTKSRTITGTLSSFCFTIGQMVLAGIAYCIRDWRKLQITVSAPFFICFLYSWWFPESARWLVLNNKSDEALKQIKRVATINGRHEEGKKITPETLKIHMHKEIQSSKNIYTALDLIRTPGLRSITICLMVVWFSTSFAYYGLAMDLQKFGVSIYLIQVIFGAVDFPAKFLSTVSMSFVGRRVTQGMCLLISGAMILSNVFVPSDMQNVRTSLAVLGKGCLSSSFTCIYLYTGELYPTVIRQGWGLAPRWRGWVRWRLPQY
- the oatx gene encoding solute carrier family 22 member 6-A isoform X1, giving the protein MISCCELCIDSRGLEASAVCPSTVLSSALPCSAMGFADLLDNIGGLGRFQLIQVALLSIPSLLMASHNLLQNFSAAVPKHHCRLANRTWPADKQNFSQSGLGEQDYLYAFIPLEKDLKPAKCQRYSEAQWQLVSHNGSLDNSTELETEPCLDGWTYDRQEFTSTIVSEWDLVCSQRSLKPMSQTVYMGGVLTGAVVFGGLSDKFGRRTVLIWSYFQLAALGTCTAFSPSYIAFCAFSFLTGMAVSGVILNAVSLKMEWIPTKSRTITGTLSSFCFTIGQMVLAGIAYCIRDWRKLQITVSAPFFICFLYSWWFPESARWLVLNNKSDEALKQIKRVATINGRHEEGKKITPETLKIHMHKEIQSSKNIYTALDLIRTPGLRSITICLMVVWFSTSFAYYGLAMDLQKFGVSIYLIQVIFGAVDFPAKFLSTVSMSFVGRRVTQGMCLLISGAMILSNVFVPSDMQNVRTSLAVLGKGCLSSSFTCIYLYTGELYPTVIRQTGMGFGSTMARVGSMAAPAVLMLDEFLPALPGMVYGAAAIIAAVFAFFLPETLDVPLPDTIEDVEQQGGKRKGILDKNLEKEMLPLQEVKEACEVKELKVLAVKEAL